DNA from Triticum aestivum cultivar Chinese Spring chromosome 7D, IWGSC CS RefSeq v2.1, whole genome shotgun sequence:
cccatttgacattttTCGTCCATCATCTTGGGAGCGTCCCTCACGTCCTCTCGCCTGCCATCACCTCCTTCAAGTCCGGCTGACAAAACTCGCGGGCAAGCCTTCCATCTATCCCGTGGATCAACTACAACACGTGCACGTACAGGAGCACGACGGTCCCTGCAGGAGAGCACGGATGCGGGTTCTGATAAGCACTCTCACCTCTCTCACGTCCCTCTGATGTCAAGTGCCCCTCATGTCTTTGTTGTCTCCGGTTGCCGCGGTTTGATACTTGATACTGGGCCCGGTTCAGAAGTGGAGTTGTTTGATGCATTGTTGCCGGCGTGTTGTGTCCTATTGATGCACTTTTCCAAGAAGTCTGCATTTGGTCTCTCTCACCGGGCACGGTCATGTGGCAATTAGAGTACAATCACACGGCAGACGATGTGTTTGCTTGATGCACTCTGCAAAGAAAAGAAGGTTGATACACTTCGCAACAACAAAAAAGGTCATCGGTCTGATAATTTGTTCTACAACTCCAAATTAATGTTGTTCAAATTGCATGTATTAAAGGGTAATGTCACGGTACAGAAGAATATTAAGTTATGCAACAACCTTTGCACCGTTGATCCGTCAAGCCAAACAAATAGGTGGTTACCCCTAACCAGTTCATGTCCCACCCAACCTTGCTTAAACGTGATTGTTGTAGTTGTTTTGCATATGCAATATTTTCACGTGAAGAGGTGCGAGTAAATTGATGTTTCTTACTCATATGTCCTCTTTGGGTAGGTTAAGAAATTACACCGTTGTGAAACAAAATGCAGCGATGGTTGGTCGATAGTGTTCTTTAGACGTGATTGTTGTAATCATCTAACATTTAGAAGTATTATCTCTTGTTGCAAAGCAGACATTTAACAATAATAATATATACTATAAAGAACAACACAAATAGCACACACGTCCTGGACCCGGGTACATATGAACCTGCTTTTTAAAGTGCATATTGAATGCGTTTTAAAATGTCAAAATGTTCGAAACAAAATTTGGTGAAGTTTGGACATTCGAGGAGCGCGGGGTAAAAAGACAAAATCAGGCATGAACAGTAATGTTTTCAAATGTTTCTCATAGACCCGAATTTTATTTTCTTTGGCACGAGCTCCTCTAAATTCTACATGAAGATCACACATTTAAGCATCTTGCATCACAAAAAAGGAATTTTTAttgattttttgtttttatttatcatGATTTTACTATTCACGCCCAGGCTCATGTGAGCCCAGACACCAAAACGCCGCTCCCATCTATCACATACTAGTATGACTTCCTCACTATTTCCACGTGTTCTCAACATGCTCCAAACCTCTCACATGCTTGCAGAGGTACCGATATTTTATCAAAACCAAAATGTTTAGAGGACATACGACCTCGCACGCATGAGTTATGGAAGAATACTCACTATGATTGGTTTTATCGGAAACTAGATTTTTTACTAAACTTTATACAAAAAGCAAAAATTCACAAAGTACCAAAAGGTTCAACAACAAGGAAAAGCAAAGTCTTTTTGGGCCACAACACAAGAAATTAAGCCCCAAAACTGGAAATAGAAGGATACAACCACAATCATGGCCACAGGAAGGGGATCCTAGACACATGACCACTCTATGTAGACCATCCGTCAAGGGGACCCTAGACACATGTCCTATGGTTTATTAGAACATAAAAGTGTGTGTTCCTGCACCCGTGCATCTAAACGAAAGAACGATACAAATATTTAACAAAATACAATGaataatatattactccctctgtaaactttttTTATGAAAGGCACTTTTATTATcttaaaatgtagcatcaagcggatgCAAAATATTATGAGAACACCCCGGTCTCTGCATAAATAGGATACACACAGCCAAACAACAAATATGGGAGGAGATGCCAAGAACGAGGCGGCTTGGAACGGACTGGCGGCTTCGGCCGAGGCGTTGTTCATCATCTCCTTCCTCTGATCCCCTTTCTCTTAAGATTCCTTTGTATTTCGAAGTTGTAATCAGTGAATGAATGATGAATCAAGAGGAATAGTAGTGTGATCCTAACAGCAAAGCTTCAGCCTTCTTTGGCTTTGCTTTTTGCCGGTGTGATcctttgtgtgtgtatgtgttggtGCTGGTTGTATGCATCTTAGTTATTCACATGTCGGGTGTTTATTCATTGTGTTTTGTATTTCCTTAATGTTTCACTCTAATTTTTTTCTAGGGAATGCTTTGAGTTAGTAAAAAGGCGCCCTTTATATCGGGAAAAAAAAACGCTGGTTCCAATTTCAGTGGAGATGGAACGTGGATGAAAGCCCTTCTGATCTCTTGTCTTGAAGCGCTAGCATGACCCATACTCTACTCAGCTCTTCCTTTATCTTCTGGATGgatttttttactttattttaaaaGGCAGGCACCAGTTGTCACGTCTCATCCCATCCATCAGTTAGGTCTGGCATTATTCTGGGAGAGGAGTATGTACGCACGCAGCAATGATACAAGGCATCATATCGTCCCTGATGGCCTGATCCATTCGCTCGCATATGTAGGCATTGACGTGATTGATGAACTTCCGTGGTCCGTCGATGGAGCAAGAGACGTGCACTTTACACGTTGTGACGGGCGGCCAACGCATGCAGACAAGCTTCGACTTGTTGGTGCCACTAGTGCGTGCCTTGCCTTTTTTCTGTTTTGCTAGTGTACATTGTGTACATGTCACACAATCAAGTGCGTTCAGAATGTATGTGTCATTGTGTCTACGTGCCCAACTCCTACTCGATCGCTGGTAGTGAGTGAAGCAGTGATCGGTCTGTCCATCAGCGAGCATAAAAGGTGCACCCACTGAGTTGGTTCTCCAGAAGCAGCGCACACAAACACACCCAAGAAACACCTGAGGGACGGTGCAGCTCTGCTAGCAAGTGCGCGATGGCGCCTCCTCCCCACGAGAACGAGACGAGCAGGTCCGTCGCCATCAGTTCATCCGACATGAACCGGTTCCTTCCTCGGCACCATACCATGAATTAACGTGCTCGGTCCTTCGATTTGGTTTGACTGGATTTCAAACTGCAGGTCGGAGTCGGCACCGGCCACCCCTGTGAAGACGGTGGACGTGCAGACGGCGGCGGCACCGGACGTGGGGGTGACGGCAGTGGACGTGCAGACGGCGGCGGCACCGGCCGTGGGGGTGACGACGGTGGACGTGCAGACGGCGGCAACGCCGGCCGTGGACACGAAGACGGTGGCGACACCGGCGGTGGAAGTGACGACGGTGGACGTGCAGACGGCGGCGAGGGAGCAGCAGGACGGCATGATGTACCTGGACGTGAGGACGGAGGAGGAGATGGGGAAGGGCCACATCGGCGGCTCCCTCAACGTCCCCTACTTCTTCGTCACACCACAAGGCATGCCATGCTAACCAATCTCCTCCCTTATTCATCCTTGACACTGACGCCATCATAGATTCGGCTCTATCCTATTCCTACGCATCAATTAACCTCCGTCTACATGCAAACCATGCATGTATGTGGACGTTTAGCCGTCCATGTGCAACCTTTCGCTAGCCGCTAAAGATGAATGTGTTACTTTAATTATTTGCAAAAAATGAATGGATTAGTTTAATTAGATGAACTGATTTGGTGGGTGGCTGTCTGTGAGCAGGGACCCGGGAGAAGAACCCACGGTTCGTGGAGCAGGTCGCCTCGCTCTTCAGCACAGACCAACACATACTCGTCGTATGTCCTTCCATGTAGCTGTACATACTCCGCCCGTCCCGGAAAGCTCGTCTATTTATCTAGATACAGATGAATTTAAACATATATTGATGTTAAATACATCTGCATCTAGATAAATTTGAGACAAATTTTTCAGGACGGTGGTAATATATTTTGTCTGAATTTCCTTTAGTTGTACTactatactactactactaatcatccatggatggatcatggatggaGCAGGGGTGTCAGAGCGGCAAGAGGTCCGAGCTTGCCTGCATCGATCTTCTAGCAGCTGTAAGTACAAGTAAAATGAAATTGTTTTGATGATCAATTTATCTTTCCTAGCCGTATAAGAAAAACATAAGGGGTCATATTATGCATGTGATGGATATGGTACGCAGGGATTCATGAATGTGAAGAACGTGGGAGGAGGCTACGCTGCGTGGCTGCACAACGGACTCCCAGTGACAGTAGCAGTCCCCACGCCGCCACCAACACCTGAATCTGCTGCAGCAATCTGAAACAACTACGTACATTAGTAGTACGTAGTACTATCTGCATCTATCAATTCTTCAGCCACCAGTGCTTTGTTGTGCTCTGCCTGTGTAATGCATCTATGAATGTAAGTCCAAGTGAATGGATGGACGGCTGTAATAATAAAACACATCAGTGTGCCTGCCATAGTAAGCGGCTCATGCTAGACAGCAGCAtgacttctactccctccgttcctaaatactccctccgtcccataatataagatgttttttataATAGTGTAGTATAAAAAaaatcttacattatgggacggagagagtatataAGTCTTTGTACAGATTTTATTACGggccacatacgaatgtatatagatgcattttagagtatagattcactcattttgctccgtatatacttcatagtggaatctctataaaaacttatatttagaaacggaggagtACTATGCACAAGAATTATGTTCTCATCCGTCGATTTTCTAAACATGGTCcaatctcacatgcatatatatcaGGTGGTTTCTCAACAACAAAAAGTATGAAAATGCAGGTCATGTAGAAATAATAGCTTCAAATAATCTGGCGCGGTCTTGCATTCGGAAACACATTTGATCTGATGCTGATATTCCGAGGGAACATGGCGTGGATCCGCTCATGTACCACGTCGTTCACGGAAAAAGGGGAGTGCAACATGTTGATTTCCACACTTTTCAGCTTTGGCATGCTCCATATATTGGATATCAGCTGCTTTAGGAATTCCACCAATAAATCTTCTGATCCTTTCATATAATCAATCTCTATCTCTTCAAGTGAATCAAGGATGGTGTTGTCCGCCATGGAACGCATTGGCGATCCATAAATCTGGGGAATAAATAATAATTCTAGTATTAGAGAGGAGTATATATTATTCATGGACAAAACATAACAAGGTTAAGCATATTATCCCAACCTATATGGTACGTATGAGTTTAATGTTTAAACCTGAACACCAATATAGTTACAACACAAACCTAACCTCTAccagacacccccccccccccccccccttctcaaAAAAATCTCTACCAGAACTGAATCGTTGTAGTATAAGTGCTTACgtgaaaataaatcagaaaataagACAACATAGAAATCATTCCACAAGTGGGAATTTATAATAACAAA
Protein-coding regions in this window:
- the LOC123165830 gene encoding thiosulfate sulfurtransferase 18 isoform X2, whose translation is MAPPPHENETSRSVAISSSDMNRSESAPATPVKTVDVQTAAAPDVGVTAVDVQTAAAPAVGVTTVDVQTAATPAVDTKTVATPAVEVTTVDVQTAAREQQDGMMYLDVRTEEEMGKGHIGGSLNVPYFFVTPQGTREKNPRFVEQVASLFSTDQHILGCQSGKRSELACIDLLAAGFMNVKNVGGGYAAWLHNGLPVTVAVPTPPPTPESAAAI
- the LOC123165830 gene encoding thiosulfate sulfurtransferase 18 isoform X1 → MAPPPHENETSRSVAISSSDMNRSESAPATPVKTVDVQTAAAPDVGVTAVDVQTAAAPAVGVTTVDVQTAATPAVDTKTVATPAVEVTTVDVQTAAREQQDGMMYLDVRTEEEMGKGHIGGSLNVPYFFVTPQGTREKNPRFVEQVASLFSTDQHILVGCQSGKRSELACIDLLAAGFMNVKNVGGGYAAWLHNGLPVTVAVPTPPPTPESAAAI
- the LOC123165830 gene encoding thiosulfate sulfurtransferase 18 isoform X3 — protein: MAPPPHENETSRSESAPATPVKTVDVQTAAAPDVGVTAVDVQTAAAPAVGVTTVDVQTAATPAVDTKTVATPAVEVTTVDVQTAAREQQDGMMYLDVRTEEEMGKGHIGGSLNVPYFFVTPQGTREKNPRFVEQVASLFSTDQHILVGCQSGKRSELACIDLLAAGFMNVKNVGGGYAAWLHNGLPVTVAVPTPPPTPESAAAI